The following is a genomic window from Streptomyces chrestomyceticus JCM 4735.
GACCCGTTCAATCTGCCCACCCTCCTGGCCGACCCGGCGCTCTACGCGATCCTGGTCGCCGGCATCGGCGGCATGTACCTGCACACGGTGGCTCTCCAGATCGGTTCGGTCAACGGCGCCACGGCGGCACTGGTGGTGGGCGAGACGGTGGTGCCGGGCATCCTCGGGGTGCTGTGGCTCGGTGACTCCTCCCGGCCGGGCTTCGCCTGGATGGCGGTGCTCGGCTTCCTGGTGGCGGTGGCGGGCGCCGTCGCGGTCGCGTGGTTCGGCGAGCCGGAGGGCGGCGGCGCGACCGAAGCGGCGGCCGGTCCGGCGGCCGTACCGGCTCCCGCGGCGGAAGCGAAGGCGCTGGACGGGCCGGCGGCCGAGAGCGACGCCCGGAGCACGGCGGGCAGCCGCACCAGTTCCCCCTAGCACGAGCCGTCCCTATGGTGGGCGTCCCTCAGCCGTCCAGGACCACGACGTCCTCGGCCGCGAAGGTGACGCCCACCGATTCGCCGTCCTGCGGTGCGTCCCGCAGCGCGCAGGCGGCCTCCACCTGCGGCCCGGTGTCCGGCTGAAGGAGCAGGGCGACATGGGTACCGCGGAAGGTGCGCGCGGCTACCCTGCACGGCAATCCGTCCGCGGCAGCCGTGATCCTCACCCCGGCCGGGCGCACCAGCAGGCGGCACGGGCCGTCCGGTGTGCCGTCCGGCACCGGGACCTTGCCCCACGGGGTGTCGGCCGATCCACCCCGTACGGTCGCCTCCACCACGTTGTCGAAGCCCAGGAAGCGGGCGACGAACTCGGTGGCGGGACGCTGCCAGACCTCCAGCGGGGTGCCGCTCTGCGCGATCCGCCCCTCCTGCATGACCACCACCCGGTCGGCCAGCGCGAAGGCTTCACCCTGGTCGTGCGTCACGGCCAGCACGGTCGTCCCGAGCTCGCCGAAGACCCTCCGCAGTTCGACGACCAGCCGCTCCCGCAGGCCGCGGTCGAGCTGGCCGAGCGGCTCGTCCAGCATCAGCAGCCGTGGCCTCGGTGCGAGGGCACGGGCCAGCGCGACCCGCTGTTGTTCGCCGCCGGACAGCGCCGCCACGGCGCGCCGCTGGGCGCCCGGCAGGCCGACCAGGTCCAGGAGTTCGGCAACCGTACGCTCCTGTTCGGCACGTGAGGCGCCGCGCATGCGCAGGCCGAAGGCCACGTTCCCGCCGACGTCGCGCTGCGGGAAGAGCTGGTGGTCCTGGAACATCAGCCCGACGCCGCGGCGGTGTGTGGGCACGCCCGACTGGTCCCGTCCTTGCAGGAGGACGCGCCCCGTGTCGGCGGCCTGCAGTCCCGCCACGACCCGCAGGAGCGTGGATTTGCCGCTGCCGCTGGGCCCCAGCACGCAGACGATCTCCTGCGCGGCGACGCTCAGGCCGACCCCGTCCAGCGCCGGCGGCTGCCCGGTACGGAAGCGGACGGTGACGTCGTCCAGCCGCAGCAGCGCCTGGTCCGCCGTGTCGGCGTGTTCCGCCATCTAAAACTCTCCGGCCTGGTCGGTACGGATGCGCTCCAGCGCCAGCAGCGCGCCCGCGCACACCACCATCAAGATCGTGGACAGTGCCATGGCCTGTCCGTAGTTGAGTTCTCCGGCGCGTCCCAGCAGCCGAGCGACGGCCACCGGCAGCGTCGGGTTGTCGGGCCGCGCGATGAAGACCGTCGCGCCGAACTCGCCCAGCGACACGGCGAACGCGAAGCCCGCGGCGACCAGCAGGGCCCGCCGCACCAGCGGCAGGTCGACCTCGCGCCACACCCGCCACGGCGAGGCCCCCAGCACCGCCGCGGCCTCCCGCAGCCGTTCGTCCACGGCGCGCAGCACGGGCAGCATGGTCCGTACGACGAAAGGCACTCCGACCAGGGCCTGGGCCAGCGGCACCAGCCACCACGACGACCGCAGATCGAGCGGCGGCTCATCAAGAGTGATCAGAAAGCCGAACCCGACGGTCACGGCCGAAACCCCGAGGGGCAGCATCAGCAACGCGTCGAACCCGCGCACCAGCCTGCCGCCCCGCTTCGTCAGCGCGGCCGCGGCCAGCCCGCCCACCACCAGGGCGATCAGCGTGGCGGCGGCCCCGTACGCGAGCGAGTTCCACAAGGCGTTCAAGGGGGCCACGGCGAAGGTGCTGTCCATGGAGGCAGCGGACTGCAACGCCCGGTAGAACGTGAACCCGTAGCCGTCCGGCCCGGCGAAGGACCGCTCGATCAGCACCGCCAGCGGCACCACCAGCAGCAGCACGATCACGACGAGCGTCCCCCACAGCAGCGTCCATTGGCCGGCGCCGCGCGGCCGCCGTACCGTCTGCGCCGGGTCGACGAGCGTGAGGGTGGCCTCCCGCCGCCGTACGGTCCAGGCGTGCAGGCCCAGCAGCGCCAGTACGGCGGCGAACTGGAGCATCGTGAGGACGGCAGCGGTCGGCAGATCCAGGAAATCGGCGGTCTGCCGGTAGATCTCCACCTCCAGAGTGGAAAACGTCGGCCCTCCCAGGATCTGCACCACACCGAAGGAGGTGAAGGTGAAGAGGAAGACCATGAGTGCGGCGGCCGCGACGGCCGGCCCCAGCGCGGGCAGTGTCACCCGCCGCCAGGCGCCCCAGCGGGACGCGCCGAGCACCCGGGCCGCTTCCTCCTGCCGCGGGTCGAGCTGCCCCCAGAGGCCGGACACGGTCCGTACGACCACGGCGTAGTTGAAGAAGACGTGCGCCAGCAGGATCGCCCACACCGACGTGTCCAGCCGTACGCCCCACAGGTCGTCCAGCACTCCGCCGCGCCCGACCAGGGCCAGGAACGCCGACCCCACCACCACCGTGGGCAGGACGAACGGCACCGCGACCACGGACCGCAGCAGCTTCTTTCCGGGGAATTCGAAGCGCGCGAAGACATACGCGCCGGGGAGCGCGATCAGCAGCGTGAGCCCGGTCGAGGCCGCCGCCTGCCAGACGGTGAACCACAGGACGTGCAGGACGTCCGGGTCGGAGAGCACCTCCCCGGCCCGGCCGAGCTGCCACTGCCCGCCGTCCTTCAGCCCGCGCCCGACGATCGCGGCGACCGGGTAGGCGAAGAACAGCGCGAAGAAGGCGAGCGGCAGCGCCATCAGGGCCAGCCGGGTGGCCGTTCCCCGGGAGCCGCGCGCCCGCTTCGCGCGGCCGGTCACTTCAGGACGAGCGAGGACCACTGCTTGATCCACTGTTCGCGGTTCTTGGTGATCGCCTCCGGAGCCACCGTCTCCGGCTTGTCGATCTTCCGGCCGTACTTGGTGAACAGCTCCGGCACCTTCGCGTCCTTACGCGCCGGGTTGACGAACATCTGGAGCGGCACGTCCTCCTGGAACTTCTTGCTCAGCAGGAAGTCCAGCAGCGCCTTGCCGCCCTTCTCGTTCTTGGCGCCCTTGAGCAGGCCCGCGAACTCGACCTGCCGGAAGCAGGTGCCGGCCGCGACACCGGTGGGCGCCTCCTTCGGCTCCGGCTTCTTGCCCAGCACCTCCACCGGCGGGCTCGACGCGTACGAGACCACCAGGGGCTTGTCGCCCTTGCCCTTGCCTGCCGCCGAGCCCGAGAAGCGCTCGTTGTACGCCTGCTCCCAGCCGTCCACGACCTCGACGCCGTTGGCCTTGAGCTTCTTCCAGTAGTCCTGCCAGCCGGACTCGCCGTACTTGGCGACGGTGCCGAGCTGGAAGGCGAGCCCCGGCGACGACGTGGCGGAGTTCTCGGTGATCAGCAGCCCCTTGTACTCGGGCTCGAGCAGGTCGTCGAAGGTCTCCGGCGGCGCGATCTTGTGCTCGGCGAAGTAGGCCCGGTCGTAGTTGACGCAGGTGTCGCCGTAGTCGACGGGCGTCACCCGGTGCTCGGCCTGGTCGAGCTGCAACTCGGCCGGGACGCTCTCCAGCCCCTTGGCCTGGTACGGGCTGAAGATCCCTTCCTTCAGCCCCCGCGACAGCAGCGTGTTGTCGATACCGAAGAAGACATCACCCTGCGGGTTCCCCTTGGACAGGATCGCCTGGTTGACGGCCTTGCCCGCGTCCCCGCCCTTGAGCACGTCGACCTTGTAGCCGGTCTGCTCGGTGAACTCCGCCAGTACGGACTTCGAGACGTTGAAGGAGTCATGGCTGACGAGCGTGACGGTCTTCGGATCCTTGTCGCCGCCGCTGCCGCCGGACCCGCACGCGGCGAGCGCCGTCATGCCGGCCGCGACGGCCAGCGCCGTGACGGTGATCCTTCTGGTGGTGCTCACTGAATTCCTCCTGGCTGGCCAGGAAGAGACGCGGCCCCGCCCGGCGCTTCGCGAAGAAGGCCGGACGGGGCGCAACAGCATGAGTGACGACCGAACTTCCTACCCGGAATGACCCGGGCGAGGTTCAAGGGTCTGCGGCACCTCGGTGTCCGTGACGCCAGTCCTTTCGGTCTGGGTCCGTGACACTGCCGCACTCTCAGCGCTGTGGCGCTCCCCTGTCGGAATGTGCATTTGTTCGATCACACGGTACCAGCGGGCTCTCAGCGCTCCGAGGCGGCGAGCTGCCCGCAGGCGCCGTCGATCTCCTGCCCGCGCGTGTCGCGGACGGTCACCGGCACGCCGTGCGCGGCGATGGCCTCCACGAACGCCTTCTCGTCCTCGGGACGGGACGCCGTCCACTTGGACCCGGGCGTCGGATTCAGCGGGATCAGGTTCACATGGACCCGCCTGCCCTTGAGCAGGCGTCCCAGCAGGTCACCGCGCCACGCCTGGTCGTTGATGTCCCGGATCAGGGCGTACTCGATCGAGATCCGGCGCCCGGACTTCTCCGCGTACTCCCAGGCCGCGTCCAGCACCTCACGCACCTTCCAGCGCGTGTTGACCGGTACGAGCGTGTCGCGCAGCTCGTCGTCCGGCGCGTGCAGCGACACCGCGAGCCGGCACTTCAGGCCCTCGTCCGCGAACCGCAGCATCGCCGGGACCAGACCGACCGTGGACACCGTGATGCCCCGCTGGGACAGGCCCACCCCGTCGGGCTCGGGGTCGGTCAGCCGCCGGATCGCGCCCACGACCCGCTTGTAGTTCGCCAGCGGCTCGCCCATGCCCATGAAGACGATGTTGGACAGCCGGGCCGGACCCCCCGGCACCTCACCGTCACGCAGCGCACGCATACCGTCGACGATCTGATGAACGATCTCGGCGGTGGAGAGGTTCCGGTCCAGCCCCGCCTGCCCCGTCGCACAGAACGGACAGTTCATGCCGCACCCGGCCTGCGACGAGATGCACATCGTGACGCGGTCCGGGTAGCGCATCAGCACGGACTCCACGAGCGTCCCGTCGTGCAGCTTCCACAGCGTCTTACGGGTGGTGTCGTCGTCGCACGAGATGTGCCGCACCACACTCATCAGCTCGGGCAGCAGCTCCGACGCCAGCTTCTCCCGCGCCGCGGCCGGGATGTCCGTCCACTCCGCCGGGTCGTGCGCGTACCGCGCGAAGTAGTGCTGCGATAGCTGCTTGGCACGGAACGGCTTCTCACCGGCCGCGGCCACGGCTTCGCGCCGCTCGGCGGGGGTGAGATCGGCAAGGTGCCGCGGGGGCTTCTTGGCCCCACGCGGCGCGACGAAAGTGAGTTCTCCGGGCTTAGGCATGGTTCTTCCAGTGTCGCAGACGTACGAAGTGACGATCGCCGACGCGATCCGGAGCTGTTCTCGACGTGCGTAGGGCCCGCCACCCGGGGTGGCGGGCCCTACGACCGCATACGGAAAACCGCTGGTCAGCCGGAGCCGACGAAGATCACGTACAGCAGCCAGACGATCGGGGCGGTCGGCAGGAGGGAGTCCAGGCGGTCCATGATCCCGCCGTGGCCGGGCAGCAGGGTGCCCATGTCCTTGATACCGAGGTCCCGCTTGATCATGGACTCGCCGAGGTCACCGAGGGTCGCGCTGGCCGCGACGGCGATGCCCAGGAGCAGGCCCTGCCACCAGGCGCCGTCGGTGATGATCAGTTCCATGCACAACGCGCCCGCGACCATGGCGAACAGCACCGCGCCGAACAGGCCCTCGCGGGTCTTGCCGGGGCTGATGCGCGGGGCGAGCTTGTTCCTGCCGAAGCGCCAGCCGACCGCGTACGCGCCCGTGTCGCTGACGACGGTCAGCAGCAGGAACGTCAGGACGCGCTCCGGCCCGTCGTCGGCGGCCAGCATCATCGCCACGAACGTCGCCAGGAACGGCACGTAGAACGCCGCGAAGACGCCTGCCGTGACGTCCCTGAGGTAGTTCTCGGGGGCCTCCGTCATGCGCCACACGAGGGCGGCGAGCGCGGTGAGCGCCATCGCCACCCAGGCGCCCTCGGCGCCGCGTACGTAGCCGGCGACCACCATCGCCGTACCGCCGAGCGCGAGCGGCACCAGGGGGACCTTGATGTCCTTGCGCTCCGCCAGCCGCGAGGTCAGTTCCCACAGGCCCACGACCACCGCGACGACTATCACGCCCACGAACAGGGGCTTGTAGACGAAGAGCGAGAAGAGGATGACCGCGCCGAGGCCGACGCCGACCCCTATGGCGGCCCGGAGGTTGCGTCCCGCGCTCTTCTTCTGCGGCTTGGGGGTTGCTGTGAGCTGTCGGGCCCCGGCATGGAGGTGGGCATGGGCTCCTGCGGCTGTTCGTCGCGGAACAGGGGGCCGCTCGGCCGAGCGGCCCCCAGGTCGTCCCGGTGGTCCCGGTGGTCCCGGTCGTCGTCCAGAGGATTCCGGTCGTCGTCCTGGTGTCCGCCTGTGTCGGGCACGATGGGCATGGGGCGAGTCTGCGCCGCCGCGCCCCAGTCGTGCGCGGGACCCGCCGTACCGACGGGTCCCTGGTCGGGTGGTCCCCATTGACCGGCTCGGCCGACGCCAGGCGGGGCCCCCCAGGATGACTCGTTCATCAGACCTCGAGGAGCTCGGATTCCTTGTGCTTGAGGAGCTCGTCCACCTGCGCGACGTACTTCGCGGTGGTGTCGTCGAGCTCCTTCTCCGCCCGGCGCACCTCGTCCTCGCCGGACTCCTTGTCCTTGACGAGCTTGTCGAGGGTCTCCTTGGCCTTGCGCCGGATGCTGCGGATCGAGATCTTCGAGTCCTCGGCCTTGTTCTTGGCGACCTTGATGAACTCCCGGCGGCGCTCCTCGGTGAGCTCCGGGAAGTTCACGCGAATGATGTTGCCGTCGTTGCTCGGGTTGACGCCCAGGTCGGAGTCCCGGATGGCCTGCTCGATGTTGCGCAGCGCGCTCTTGTCGAACGGGGTCACCACGGCCATCCGCGGTTCGGGCACCGAGAACGACGCCAGCTGGTTGATCGGTGTCATGGCGCCGTAGTAGTCCGCCACGATCTTGTTGAACATCGCCGGGTGCGCACGCCCGGTGCGAATCGCGGCGAAGTCCTCCTTGGCGACCACGACGGCCTTCTCCATCTTCTCCTCGGCCTCGAGGAGGATCTCTTCGATCACCACTTGCTCCTGGTCTTTTCGGTAAGAAGCAGAGCCTCGCCCCTGCCGCGCGTCTTCTCCTGCACGGTGTCCGACCGGCAGGCCATTGTCCATCCCCGTGCCGAGGTCATCCACGGCCCGGGGTTGCCGCCCGTACGGAGCCCTGCCCGTACGGCACTACGGCAGTTGGGGCCGTCAGGCCCGGGTGCCCTGATCGCTGACGAGCGTGCCGATCTTCTCACCCTTCACCGCGCGCGCGATGTTGCCCTCGGCGAGCAGCTCGAAGACGAGGATCGGAAGCTTGTTGTCACGGCAGAGCGTGATGGCGGTCGCGTCGGCGACCTTGAGGTCACGGGTGATGACCTCGCCGTACTCCAGGGCGTCGAACTTCACCGCGTCCGGGAACTTCTTGGGGTCGGCGTCGTAGACCCCGTCCACCCCGTTCTTGCCCATCAGCATGGCCTCGGCGCCGACCTCCAGGGCGCGCTGCGCCGCGGTGGTGTCGGTGGAGAAGTACGGCATGCCCATGCCCGCCCCGAAGATGACCACGCGGCCCTTCTCCATGTGGCGGACGGCGCGCAGCGGAATGTACGGTTCCGCGACCTGTCCCATGGTGATGGCGGTCTGTACGCGGCAGTCGATGCCCTCCTTCTCCAGGAAGTCCTGGAGGGCCAGGCAGTTCATGACCGTACCGAGCATGCCCATGTAGTCCGAGCGGGCGCGGTCCATGCCGCGCTGCTGCAGTTCGGCGCCGCGGAAGAAGTTGCCGCCGCCGATCACGATGGCGATCTCGTAGCCGTCGCGGACCACGGCTGCGATCTCGCGGGCGATGGCGTGCACGACATCGGGGTCGACACCCAGTCCGCCGCCGCCGGCGAACGCTTCGCCCGACAGCTTCAGAAGGAAGCGTCCCTTCCCGTCACTGTCGGCTTTGTGGGCTGTGTCCGCGCCGTCGGCACCCTGATTCATCACGCTCTCCTCGTGCACATACGAAGAAGGCCATTGCCGGGGGTCTGGTGCAGATCCCTGTACGGCAATGGCCTCCTCGTCACATCTGCGGCCGGCCGGTATGCGGCCGACTGCGTACGACCCTAGCGGGGCCGCAGGTCATTCGCTGGCCTTGGCGACAAGGCCCACGGCTTGGCTCAGGCGCCGACGCGGATGCGCGCGAAGCGCTTCAGCGAGACACCGGCCTCGTTCAGGACCTTCTCGACGGACTTCTTGTTGTCCTTCGCGAAGGGCTGCGCGAGCAGCGTGTTCTCCTTGAAGAAGCCGTTGACGCGACCCTCGACGATCTTCGGGAGGGCGGCCTCGGGCTTGCCCTCCTCACGCGAGGTGGCCTCGGCGACGCGACGCTCGTTCTCGACGACGTCGGCCGGAACGTCCTCACGGGTGAGGTACTTCGGCGCGAACGCGGCGATGTGCTGCGCGACGTCCTTGGCGGTCTCGGCGTTCTCCTTGTCCAGCTCGACCAGGACGCCGACCTGCGGCGGGAGGTCGGGCATGGTGCGGTGCATGTAAGCGGCCACGTAGCCGCCGGAGAACTGCGCGAAGCGGTCCAGGACGATCTTCTCGCCGAGCGTGGCGTTGGCCTCGTCGACGTACGCCTGGACGGTCTTGCCGGCCTCGATCTCGGAGGCGAGCAGCGTCTCCAGGTCGGCCGGGGAGGTGGCGGCGACGTGCGCGGCGAGCGCGTTGGCGACGGCCAGGAACTTCTCGCCCTTGGCGACGAAGTCCGTCTCGCACTTCAGCTCCAGCAGGACGCCGGAGGTCTTGTCCTCGGAGATGAGGGAGACGACGGCGCCGTTCTCGGCCGAACGGCTCTCGCGCTTGGCGACGCCCTTCTGGCCCTTGACGCGGAGGATCTCCACGGCCTTGTCGACGCTGCCCTCGGCCTCGTCCAGGGCCTTCTTGCAGTCCATCATGCCGGCGCCGGTCAGCTCACGGAGCTTCTTGACGTCCGCGGCGGTGTAGTTCGCCATGGTCTGTG
Proteins encoded in this region:
- the tsf gene encoding translation elongation factor Ts, which codes for MANYTAADVKKLRELTGAGMMDCKKALDEAEGSVDKAVEILRVKGQKGVAKRESRSAENGAVVSLISEDKTSGVLLELKCETDFVAKGEKFLAVANALAAHVAATSPADLETLLASEIEAGKTVQAYVDEANATLGEKIVLDRFAQFSGGYVAAYMHRTMPDLPPQVGVLVELDKENAETAKDVAQHIAAFAPKYLTREDVPADVVENERRVAEATSREEGKPEAALPKIVEGRVNGFFKENTLLAQPFAKDNKKSVEKVLNEAGVSLKRFARIRVGA
- the rlmN gene encoding 23S rRNA (adenine(2503)-C(2))-methyltransferase RlmN, whose product is MPKPGELTFVAPRGAKKPPRHLADLTPAERREAVAAAGEKPFRAKQLSQHYFARYAHDPAEWTDIPAAAREKLASELLPELMSVVRHISCDDDTTRKTLWKLHDGTLVESVLMRYPDRVTMCISSQAGCGMNCPFCATGQAGLDRNLSTAEIVHQIVDGMRALRDGEVPGGPARLSNIVFMGMGEPLANYKRVVGAIRRLTDPEPDGVGLSQRGITVSTVGLVPAMLRFADEGLKCRLAVSLHAPDDELRDTLVPVNTRWKVREVLDAAWEYAEKSGRRISIEYALIRDINDQAWRGDLLGRLLKGRRVHVNLIPLNPTPGSKWTASRPEDEKAFVEAIAAHGVPVTVRDTRGQEIDGACGQLAASER
- the pyrH gene encoding UMP kinase — encoded protein: MNQGADGADTAHKADSDGKGRFLLKLSGEAFAGGGGLGVDPDVVHAIAREIAAVVRDGYEIAIVIGGGNFFRGAELQQRGMDRARSDYMGMLGTVMNCLALQDFLEKEGIDCRVQTAITMGQVAEPYIPLRAVRHMEKGRVVIFGAGMGMPYFSTDTTAAQRALEVGAEAMLMGKNGVDGVYDADPKKFPDAVKFDALEYGEVITRDLKVADATAITLCRDNKLPILVFELLAEGNIARAVKGEKIGTLVSDQGTRA
- a CDS encoding ABC transporter permease codes for the protein MALPLAFFALFFAYPVAAIVGRGLKDGGQWQLGRAGEVLSDPDVLHVLWFTVWQAAASTGLTLLIALPGAYVFARFEFPGKKLLRSVVAVPFVLPTVVVGSAFLALVGRGGVLDDLWGVRLDTSVWAILLAHVFFNYAVVVRTVSGLWGQLDPRQEEAARVLGASRWGAWRRVTLPALGPAVAAAALMVFLFTFTSFGVVQILGGPTFSTLEVEIYRQTADFLDLPTAAVLTMLQFAAVLALLGLHAWTVRRREATLTLVDPAQTVRRPRGAGQWTLLWGTLVVIVLLLVVPLAVLIERSFAGPDGYGFTFYRALQSAASMDSTFAVAPLNALWNSLAYGAAATLIALVVGGLAAAALTKRGGRLVRGFDALLMLPLGVSAVTVGFGFLITLDEPPLDLRSSWWLVPLAQALVGVPFVVRTMLPVLRAVDERLREAAAVLGASPWRVWREVDLPLVRRALLVAAGFAFAVSLGEFGATVFIARPDNPTLPVAVARLLGRAGELNYGQAMALSTILMVVCAGALLALERIRTDQAGEF
- a CDS encoding thiamine ABC transporter substrate binding subunit, with the translated sequence MSTTRRITVTALAVAAGMTALAACGSGGSGGDKDPKTVTLVSHDSFNVSKSVLAEFTEQTGYKVDVLKGGDAGKAVNQAILSKGNPQGDVFFGIDNTLLSRGLKEGIFSPYQAKGLESVPAELQLDQAEHRVTPVDYGDTCVNYDRAYFAEHKIAPPETFDDLLEPEYKGLLITENSATSSPGLAFQLGTVAKYGESGWQDYWKKLKANGVEVVDGWEQAYNERFSGSAAGKGKGDKPLVVSYASSPPVEVLGKKPEPKEAPTGVAAGTCFRQVEFAGLLKGAKNEKGGKALLDFLLSKKFQEDVPLQMFVNPARKDAKVPELFTKYGRKIDKPETVAPEAITKNREQWIKQWSSLVLK
- the frr gene encoding ribosome recycling factor; translated protein: MIEEILLEAEEKMEKAVVVAKEDFAAIRTGRAHPAMFNKIVADYYGAMTPINQLASFSVPEPRMAVVTPFDKSALRNIEQAIRDSDLGVNPSNDGNIIRVNFPELTEERRREFIKVAKNKAEDSKISIRSIRRKAKETLDKLVKDKESGEDEVRRAEKELDDTTAKYVAQVDELLKHKESELLEV
- a CDS encoding ABC transporter ATP-binding protein, whose amino-acid sequence is MAEHADTADQALLRLDDVTVRFRTGQPPALDGVGLSVAAQEIVCVLGPSGSGKSTLLRVVAGLQAADTGRVLLQGRDQSGVPTHRRGVGLMFQDHQLFPQRDVGGNVAFGLRMRGASRAEQERTVAELLDLVGLPGAQRRAVAALSGGEQQRVALARALAPRPRLLMLDEPLGQLDRGLRERLVVELRRVFGELGTTVLAVTHDQGEAFALADRVVVMQEGRIAQSGTPLEVWQRPATEFVARFLGFDNVVEATVRGGSADTPWGKVPVPDGTPDGPCRLLVRPAGVRITAAADGLPCRVAARTFRGTHVALLLQPDTGPQVEAACALRDAPQDGESVGVTFAAEDVVVLDG